A genome region from Corynebacterium uberis includes the following:
- the fepB gene encoding Fe2+-enterobactin ABC transporter substrate-binding protein: protein MTLSIRHRINAAALAFGLGATLAACGSGDATSDSAKGDSPAATAAATTAKEKDKESDSKDSDKAKEGTWPRTVATDDGEVTLEKKPERIVSTATTLTGTLLSLGAPVVASGATMANSPEFSDDQGFFSQWSEAAKKAKVEKLWENQEPKIEKVVDYNPDLIVVAKTSGDSVFDHVEELRKVAPVVVVDYSDADWTEVSEMIAVATGTEKAHEEAVKKFEDRLKEVKGKITVPDEEVSPVMVFGDGSGAAALTQEAPQTQILKELGFTIAQIPEEVKGSETMGKRGDIVELSNENLQKGLPGGIWIAVGADPAVREQIEKNPAITSSEQAKSGKIYSTPGETFRLDYYSALMFLDSIEKTFSK from the coding sequence ATGACCCTCTCCATCCGCCATCGCATCAACGCGGCTGCCCTCGCCTTTGGCCTGGGCGCCACCCTGGCCGCTTGCGGCTCTGGCGATGCCACCTCCGATTCCGCGAAGGGCGATTCTCCCGCGGCAACAGCTGCTGCAACCACGGCCAAAGAAAAGGATAAGGAGTCCGATTCCAAGGACTCCGACAAGGCCAAGGAGGGTACCTGGCCGCGCACGGTTGCGACCGATGACGGCGAGGTCACCCTGGAGAAGAAGCCCGAGCGCATCGTCTCTACTGCCACCACGCTGACGGGCACCTTGCTCTCCCTGGGTGCCCCAGTCGTGGCCTCCGGCGCCACCATGGCGAACTCTCCGGAGTTCTCAGACGACCAGGGCTTCTTCAGCCAGTGGTCCGAGGCCGCCAAGAAGGCCAAGGTGGAAAAGCTCTGGGAAAACCAGGAGCCAAAGATCGAAAAAGTCGTGGACTACAACCCCGACCTGATCGTCGTTGCGAAGACCTCGGGTGACTCCGTGTTTGACCATGTCGAGGAGCTACGCAAGGTCGCGCCGGTCGTGGTGGTGGACTACTCTGACGCCGACTGGACCGAGGTCTCCGAGATGATCGCCGTGGCCACCGGCACCGAGAAGGCTCACGAGGAGGCCGTGAAGAAGTTTGAGGACCGCCTCAAGGAGGTCAAGGGCAAGATCACGGTACCGGACGAGGAAGTCTCCCCGGTGATGGTATTCGGTGATGGATCCGGTGCCGCGGCGCTGACGCAGGAGGCTCCGCAGACCCAGATCCTCAAGGAGCTCGGCTTCACGATCGCCCAGATTCCCGAGGAGGTCAAGGGCTCCGAGACAATGGGCAAGCGCGGCGACATCGTCGAGCTGTCCAACGAGAACCTGCAGAAGGGCCTGCCGGGCGGCATCTGGATCGCTGTGGGCGCCGACCCGGCCGTGCGCGAGCAGATCGAGAAGAACCCGGCTATCACCTCCTCTGAGCAGGCCAAGAGCGGCAAGATCTACTCCACCCCCGGGGAGACTTTCCGCCTGGACTACTACTCCGCGTTGATGTTCCTCGACTCCATCGAGAAGACCTTCAGCAAGTAG
- a CDS encoding ABC transporter ATP-binding protein: protein MGTKQFRVASTSSKPLAGSTRIRAEELSTGYGEKAISDSVTVDIPAHGFTVIIGPNACGKSTLLRTIARIQAPLGGSVLLDGKDVHRTKTRQLARRLGLLPQAAVVPERMIVRDLVARGRSPHQGIFNQWSKADHEAVIRAMELTRVTDLADAGIDELSGGQRQRVWLAMVLAQDTETVLLDEPTTFLDLAHQMELLELCKDLYTAQGRTVVAVLHDLNQAARFGTHLIAMKSGEILASGTPEEVITEATMREVFGLDALVMPDPVTGSPLVIPRGRTLRSGTLPVG, encoded by the coding sequence ATGGGTACCAAGCAATTCAGGGTGGCGTCGACAAGCAGCAAGCCCCTCGCCGGAAGCACGCGCATCCGCGCCGAGGAGCTGTCCACCGGCTACGGGGAGAAAGCTATCTCCGACTCTGTGACGGTGGACATCCCCGCGCACGGGTTCACGGTGATCATCGGGCCGAACGCGTGCGGCAAGTCCACGCTGCTGCGCACCATCGCGCGCATCCAGGCGCCCCTCGGCGGGTCGGTGCTGCTCGACGGGAAGGACGTGCACCGCACGAAAACCCGCCAGCTCGCCCGGCGGCTCGGGCTGCTGCCGCAGGCGGCCGTGGTGCCCGAGCGCATGATCGTGCGCGACCTGGTGGCCCGGGGCCGCTCGCCCCACCAGGGTATTTTCAACCAATGGTCGAAGGCGGACCATGAGGCGGTGATCCGGGCCATGGAGTTGACTCGGGTCACCGACCTGGCGGACGCCGGCATCGATGAGCTCTCCGGGGGGCAGCGTCAACGCGTCTGGCTGGCCATGGTGCTAGCCCAGGACACTGAGACGGTGCTTCTCGATGAGCCCACCACCTTCCTTGACCTGGCCCATCAGATGGAACTGCTGGAGCTGTGCAAGGATCTCTACACCGCCCAGGGGCGCACCGTCGTGGCTGTGCTCCATGACCTCAACCAGGCCGCGCGCTTTGGCACGCACCTGATCGCCATGAAGTCGGGGGAGATCCTGGCCTCCGGCACCCCGGAGGAGGTGATCACCGAGGCGACGATGCGCGAGGTTTTCGGTCTGGACGCCCTGGTGATGCCCGATCCGGTCACCGGATCCCCCCTGGTCATCCCCCGCGGGCGCACCCTGCGTTCCGGAACCCTACCCGTCGGTTAA
- a CDS encoding FecCD family ABC transporter permease codes for MSINQATNLPGGVDKQEAPARKAHPDGREASVPTPPGTWRVALGRFSVLLDRRVLWVLGVLVAACLAAGVYTLGNGSSSVGYPQVLEVLRGQGTRSARLVVVEWRVPRIVIGAAVGVCLGVSGAVFQTITRNPLCSPDIIGFSTGAQTGILLAVMVFPGSLVSVSTAALIGGVATGAIIFALTTGGGFSGNRLVLAGIAIAAMLGSVNRYLMLRAHKLEAYGGLRAVTGSLEGAEWSMARYATLGTLVIVVALMACSRAMSTLALGPEIAIGLGTSVGRTQGLLVVLATAAVALATVAAGPIAFIALAAPHITRLITGAPTVPLVASGAMGAVMLLVADAISQTLFEGLPVGTVTAGLGGIYFMGLLVYQTRKAEI; via the coding sequence ATGAGCATCAACCAGGCCACAAATCTGCCAGGCGGCGTCGACAAGCAAGAAGCCCCCGCGCGCAAGGCCCACCCCGACGGGCGCGAAGCCAGCGTGCCGACGCCGCCGGGAACCTGGCGGGTGGCCCTCGGGCGCTTTTCAGTGCTGCTTGACCGCCGTGTGCTCTGGGTGCTTGGCGTGCTCGTGGCCGCTTGTTTGGCCGCTGGCGTGTACACGCTGGGCAACGGCTCGAGCAGCGTGGGCTACCCGCAGGTCTTAGAGGTCCTGCGCGGTCAAGGTACCCGCAGCGCCCGGCTCGTCGTGGTGGAGTGGCGGGTGCCGCGCATCGTCATCGGCGCCGCGGTCGGCGTGTGCCTGGGCGTGTCCGGGGCAGTGTTCCAAACCATCACCCGCAACCCCCTGTGCAGCCCCGATATCATCGGCTTTTCCACCGGTGCCCAGACCGGCATCCTGCTCGCTGTCATGGTCTTCCCCGGCTCCCTGGTTTCCGTGTCCACTGCGGCGCTTATCGGCGGGGTGGCCACCGGCGCGATTATCTTCGCGCTAACCACCGGTGGCGGGTTCTCCGGCAACCGACTCGTACTCGCCGGCATCGCGATTGCCGCCATGCTCGGTTCCGTCAACCGCTACCTCATGTTGCGCGCCCATAAGCTCGAGGCCTACGGCGGGCTGCGCGCCGTGACAGGCTCGCTGGAAGGCGCCGAGTGGTCCATGGCCCGCTACGCCACCCTCGGTACGCTGGTCATCGTCGTTGCGCTGATGGCCTGCTCGCGGGCGATGAGCACGCTCGCGCTCGGCCCGGAGATCGCTATCGGCCTCGGCACCTCCGTCGGCCGCACCCAGGGGCTGCTCGTCGTCCTCGCCACCGCCGCAGTGGCGTTGGCCACCGTGGCCGCAGGTCCGATCGCGTTTATCGCCCTGGCCGCCCCGCACATCACCCGGCTGATTACCGGCGCACCTACCGTGCCGCTCGTGGCCTCTGGGGCGATGGGCGCGGTCATGCTGCTCGTCGCGGACGCGATCAGCCAGACCCTCTTCGAGGGCCTGCCGGTGGGCACCGTCACCGCCGGGCTCGGCGGCATCTACTTCATGGGGCTTTTGGTGTACCAAACCCGAAAGGCGGAGATCTAG
- a CDS encoding FecCD family ABC transporter permease, producing MRPSARLGWTIGAVILLAACVVGSFLIGSSDIPAGQVWQLLRHPDGTGESYSVNGLRATRTAVGLVVGVALAVAGAVMQAITSNPLADPGLLGVNSGASLAIVVGAAFFGLTGPAEQLILAAVGACLATVAVYIVGTSSGRGASPVRLVLAGAAISAAAGGFIAGLLMSKPMAFDAFRYWDVGALTRLDMPLWVVIIPVVLGLTIVAGCAGGLTNIALGDDVAAALGTNVVRVRTLSLVALTLLCASATAIAGPIGFVGLMVPLFAAFVMGPHRGWIVLFSAFIGPCVVLSADILGRVIARPAEIAVGLLTAFVGAPVLLYMVYAMRRARK from the coding sequence ATGAGACCTTCTGCCCGCCTGGGGTGGACGATCGGGGCGGTGATCCTGCTCGCCGCGTGCGTCGTTGGATCCTTCCTCATCGGGTCCTCGGATATCCCCGCTGGGCAGGTATGGCAACTCTTGCGCCATCCGGACGGCACAGGGGAGAGCTACAGCGTCAACGGCCTGCGGGCCACCCGCACCGCCGTGGGGCTTGTTGTCGGGGTGGCCCTGGCCGTGGCCGGCGCGGTGATGCAGGCTATCACTAGCAACCCCCTGGCGGACCCGGGGCTGCTCGGAGTGAACTCCGGGGCGTCTTTGGCCATCGTTGTGGGCGCGGCGTTTTTCGGGCTTACGGGCCCCGCCGAGCAGCTCATCCTTGCCGCCGTCGGCGCCTGCCTGGCCACAGTGGCGGTCTACATCGTGGGCACGAGTAGTGGGCGGGGCGCGTCCCCGGTGCGCCTGGTGCTCGCTGGGGCGGCGATTTCCGCAGCGGCCGGCGGATTCATCGCCGGGCTGCTCATGAGCAAGCCAATGGCCTTTGACGCCTTCCGCTACTGGGATGTTGGGGCCCTGACCCGGCTGGACATGCCGCTATGGGTGGTCATTATCCCGGTTGTGCTTGGGCTAACCATCGTGGCCGGCTGTGCCGGGGGGCTAACCAATATCGCGCTCGGCGACGACGTCGCCGCCGCGCTGGGAACCAACGTCGTGCGCGTGCGCACGCTTTCGCTGGTCGCGCTGACGCTGCTGTGTGCTTCCGCCACCGCGATCGCGGGGCCTATTGGATTCGTGGGGCTCATGGTCCCGCTGTTCGCCGCCTTCGTCATGGGCCCGCACCGCGGATGGATCGTGCTGTTCTCCGCGTTCATCGGGCCGTGCGTGGTGCTCAGCGCCGATATCCTCGGTCGGGTCATCGCCCGGCCGGCCGAGATCGCTGTAGGTCTGCTCACCGCGTTCGTCGGCGCGCCCGTCTTGCTGTACATGGTCTACGCGATGCGGAGGGCCCGGAAATGA
- a CDS encoding alpha/beta hydrolase, which yields MTTDHGPEFLPPIPTRLPIPKDLDPTDDAALTAIYHRPRVDPAAGQGPDTANIIALTVARPARTPHERALLYLDALTHMNRENADQFLLERRGAWHLGTFVVPAGLITGAGLMLLEVGTPGASAPDKLDGLGQDRTRWRTALRSAVPLVPEALPEGALSELIAAVPGDISAVHPRGRVVHQSRWHSPNLGVDIRAWLAPAARTSAYTLLLTDGGEYFGSTPIMPALDASSAPPTDVLAFGPAEREAREAVLGTDKLALFIDKELLPWARTVHPITGELVIAGGSLGGLAAARLVRTRPDLVPNAIVQSAAFWWPDYTFAELEAWKRKAQGDETGTNAADASAFRVFAEVGAYEGFLRKENRKFAALLPATTAFHHTREYPGGHDYVCWRAGIIDGLQWLADTHSAARDTQQEK from the coding sequence ATGACGACCGACCATGGCCCAGAGTTCCTGCCCCCCATTCCCACCCGCCTGCCCATCCCCAAAGACCTCGACCCCACCGACGACGCGGCGCTGACCGCGATCTACCACCGTCCGCGCGTCGACCCGGCAGCCGGCCAGGGGCCAGACACCGCAAACATCATCGCCCTCACCGTTGCTCGCCCGGCGCGCACCCCGCACGAGCGGGCGCTGCTCTACCTCGACGCGCTCACGCACATGAACCGCGAGAACGCGGACCAATTCCTCCTCGAGCGCCGAGGCGCTTGGCACCTGGGCACCTTCGTCGTGCCCGCCGGGCTCATCACCGGCGCGGGTCTCATGCTTCTCGAGGTCGGCACGCCCGGGGCAAGCGCCCCCGACAAGCTCGACGGCCTGGGCCAGGACCGCACCCGTTGGCGCACGGCGCTGCGCTCCGCGGTCCCGCTGGTCCCCGAGGCGCTCCCCGAAGGCGCCCTCAGTGAACTCATCGCAGCGGTCCCCGGAGATATCAGCGCCGTCCATCCCCGTGGGCGGGTCGTCCACCAATCCCGATGGCACTCCCCCAACCTCGGCGTGGACATTCGTGCGTGGCTCGCGCCCGCCGCGCGAACCAGCGCGTACACGCTGCTGCTCACCGACGGCGGAGAGTACTTCGGCTCCACACCGATCATGCCCGCACTCGACGCGAGCAGCGCCCCGCCCACCGATGTGCTGGCCTTCGGCCCCGCCGAGCGCGAGGCCCGCGAGGCCGTCCTCGGCACCGATAAACTCGCGCTGTTCATCGACAAGGAGCTCCTGCCCTGGGCGCGCACCGTGCATCCCATCACGGGCGAGCTCGTCATCGCTGGCGGCTCACTTGGCGGGCTGGCCGCCGCGCGTCTCGTACGCACCCGCCCCGACCTAGTCCCCAACGCCATCGTGCAGTCCGCCGCCTTCTGGTGGCCCGACTATACCTTCGCCGAGCTTGAGGCCTGGAAGCGAAAGGCACAGGGGGACGAGACGGGAACTAACGCGGCCGACGCCTCTGCATTCCGCGTGTTTGCGGAGGTCGGCGCCTACGAGGGGTTCCTGCGCAAAGAGAACCGCAAGTTTGCCGCGCTGCTGCCCGCCACCACCGCCTTCCACCACACGCGGGAGTACCCCGGCGGGCACGATTACGTTTGTTGGCGGGCCGGCATCATTGACGGCCTACAGTGGTTGGCGGACACCCACAGCGCAGCTCGCGACACACAGCAAGAAAAGTAG
- a CDS encoding transposase: MIQIINPQRTCVPEGLDELLQLARTHHRWREDLLALFAIAAPNGPVEKLNGKGKIVSGVALGFQHLSHYIERSFLHNGRLQSGIFAL, from the coding sequence GTGATCCAGATCATTAACCCCCAACGCACATGTGTGCCTGAAGGGTTGGATGAACTACTGCAGTTGGCTCGTACCCATCATCGTTGGCGCGAAGACCTCCTGGCGTTATTTGCCATCGCAGCACCTAACGGTCCGGTCGAAAAACTCAACGGCAAAGGTAAAATCGTGTCGGGAGTTGCCCTAGGATTCCAGCACCTAAGCCACTACATCGAGCGATCCTTCCTCCACAACGGAAGATTGCAATCAGGCATTTTTGCACTCTAA
- a CDS encoding MspA family porin: MHTPQRTTLAWTATLISVITLTGGLASATPLTGDLPWPAPATGGDTPLPDRYLERTTADGWVLHALKEQETLHINPPLDGAATTGEAFGTLSARVWIDGQGEPELTGGFFEAGYQVGCGVDISQGVDYDIAATLGVAPHGDVGVEGGPHGEVGVEGGPSVNLGGQAGPEVTVTLPQGNATLGADAKAKGETGADATAKAEAGADATAKAAGGVEGKAEISPRVSGHLDPGKVSNVALVSRGIDGHFKRSAGGFDGAHIQINGCAGPVSVRSYVRISTTSPTSVDVVNVYGDPRRIR; encoded by the coding sequence ATGCACACCCCACAACGCACCACCCTCGCCTGGACTGCAACCCTCATCAGCGTGATAACCCTGACCGGCGGGCTAGCTAGCGCAACGCCCCTTACCGGCGACCTGCCCTGGCCGGCACCTGCCACCGGTGGGGATACCCCACTGCCGGATCGCTACCTTGAACGCACCACCGCCGACGGGTGGGTACTCCACGCGCTTAAAGAACAAGAAACCCTCCACATCAACCCCCCACTTGATGGGGCAGCAACCACCGGGGAGGCTTTTGGCACCCTGTCAGCACGGGTATGGATTGATGGGCAGGGCGAACCAGAACTGACCGGTGGTTTCTTCGAGGCCGGCTACCAGGTTGGCTGCGGGGTCGATATCTCCCAAGGAGTCGACTACGACATCGCCGCCACCTTAGGGGTAGCCCCGCATGGTGATGTGGGTGTTGAAGGCGGCCCGCATGGTGAGGTTGGTGTTGAAGGCGGCCCGAGTGTCAACCTTGGCGGCCAGGCAGGCCCAGAAGTCACAGTGACACTCCCGCAAGGCAACGCCACACTAGGGGCGGACGCGAAAGCTAAAGGTGAAACAGGAGCAGATGCAACAGCTAAGGCCGAAGCTGGGGCGGATGCTACGGCTAAAGCCGCAGGCGGGGTGGAAGGCAAAGCAGAGATCTCCCCGCGGGTTAGTGGTCATCTTGATCCGGGCAAGGTAAGTAATGTGGCGCTGGTGTCCCGGGGTATTGATGGGCACTTTAAGCGCAGCGCTGGTGGGTTTGATGGGGCGCATATTCAGATCAATGGGTGTGCCGGCCCGGTTAGTGTGCGCTCCTATGTGCGGATTTCTACCACCAGCCCGACGAGTGTGGATGTAGTCAATGTGTATGGCGACCCGCGCAGGATCCGCTGA
- a CDS encoding ABC transporter ATP-binding protein encodes MIEFENVSKTYPSGAVAVADVNLTIPAHHTTVLVGSSGCGKTTLLRMINRMVDPSTGRVLIDGQDVADTDPVALRRSIGYVLQSGGLLPHHTVLDNVTTVLRLQGARRGGVEKRGKELLDTVGLDPAMGSRYPAQLSGGQRQRVGVARALAADPAILLMDEPFAAVDPIVRAELQAEVARLQGELHKTIVFVTHDIDEALLLGERVIILSKGANVEQEGAPEELLANPATPFVANFLGVTDGRRRFHPQRLSDPQAPTLLIDGQGRTRGVLEERP; translated from the coding sequence ATGATTGAGTTTGAGAACGTCTCTAAGACGTACCCCAGCGGGGCCGTTGCCGTGGCGGATGTCAATCTGACCATTCCTGCTCATCACACCACGGTGTTGGTGGGCTCGTCCGGCTGCGGCAAGACCACGCTGCTGCGGATGATCAACCGCATGGTGGATCCGAGCACGGGGCGGGTGCTCATTGATGGCCAAGATGTGGCGGACACGGATCCCGTCGCCCTGCGCCGCAGCATCGGTTACGTACTGCAAAGCGGGGGCCTGTTGCCACACCACACGGTGCTGGACAACGTGACTACGGTGCTGCGATTGCAGGGGGCGCGGCGCGGGGGCGTCGAAAAGCGGGGCAAGGAGTTGCTGGATACGGTGGGTCTGGATCCGGCGATGGGGTCCCGCTATCCCGCACAGTTGTCCGGTGGGCAGCGCCAACGAGTGGGGGTGGCGCGGGCCTTGGCGGCTGATCCTGCGATTTTGTTGATGGATGAGCCTTTTGCTGCGGTGGATCCAATCGTGCGCGCGGAGCTGCAGGCGGAGGTCGCGCGCCTCCAGGGAGAGTTGCACAAGACCATTGTTTTTGTCACCCATGACATTGATGAGGCCCTGCTGTTGGGCGAGCGCGTCATCATTTTGAGCAAAGGCGCGAACGTGGAACAGGAAGGCGCCCCGGAGGAACTGCTGGCCAACCCGGCGACCCCGTTTGTGGCCAACTTCCTGGGCGTGACCGATGGTCGGCGCCGCTTCCACCCGCAGCGCCTATCCGACCCGCAGGCGCCCACCTTGCTCATCGACGGCCAAGGCCGCACCCGTGGAGTACTGGAGGAACGCCCGTGA
- a CDS encoding ABC transporter permease, whose product MTWLRHNWMLLLELSGEHLRQALLPIVAGLALALPLGWAAHRFHRIRGPLLAGVSVAYVVPSLAVFAVLPPLLGISFLSEANLLIALTVYAVATLTRYVADGLAAVDPAARSAADAVGFSPRQRLLSVELPLAGPVILAGLRVTAMSTISLTTVGALIGTRNIGYLLTDGYQRQITAEVVAGIVAVMIIALVVDQALAWAGRVAMPWQAQAQAQAVAK is encoded by the coding sequence GTGACGTGGTTGCGCCACAACTGGATGCTCCTGCTGGAGTTAAGCGGCGAGCACCTGCGCCAGGCGCTCCTTCCCATCGTTGCGGGGCTGGCGCTCGCACTGCCGCTGGGATGGGCGGCCCACAGGTTTCACCGGATCCGCGGGCCGCTGCTGGCGGGGGTGTCCGTGGCGTACGTGGTTCCTTCCCTCGCCGTATTTGCCGTCCTGCCCCCGCTGCTGGGCATCAGTTTCCTGTCCGAGGCGAACCTGCTCATCGCCCTGACGGTCTACGCGGTGGCCACCTTGACGCGCTATGTGGCCGATGGGCTGGCGGCTGTAGATCCCGCGGCGCGCTCGGCGGCTGATGCGGTGGGGTTTAGCCCCCGGCAGCGCCTGCTGAGCGTGGAGTTGCCGCTGGCAGGACCGGTGATTCTGGCGGGCCTGCGCGTCACGGCTATGTCTACGATCTCCCTGACCACGGTGGGCGCGCTGATCGGTACCCGCAACATTGGCTACCTGCTCACCGATGGCTACCAGCGGCAGATCACCGCCGAGGTGGTGGCGGGCATCGTGGCCGTCATGATCATCGCCCTGGTGGTCGACCAGGCGTTGGCGTGGGCGGGCCGCGTGGCCATGCCCTGGCAAGCGCAGGCGCAGGCGCAGGCGGTGGCGAAATGA
- a CDS encoding ABC transporter permease, whose translation MTLTGAAWQWLTSPDSRGTTLPLSQAIATHLGLSVAAVALAALIAVPLGYLIGHTGRGRNLATALSGAGRAVPSFGLILALVLIFGVEHKLAAILASLVVLAVPPLLAGAYTGVESVDPITVDAARAVGMREGQILAKVEAPLGLPLLVSGIRTAMLQVIATVSIAGYVGAWGLGFYIIQGIALRDFGQILGSAAVIIVLAVGVDALLAAAQRLAERTTAKKVHA comes from the coding sequence ATGACGCTGACTGGTGCAGCCTGGCAGTGGCTGACCTCCCCCGACAGCCGCGGCACCACCCTGCCGCTGAGCCAGGCGATAGCCACCCACCTGGGTTTGAGCGTGGCTGCCGTGGCGCTCGCCGCCTTGATCGCCGTGCCGCTGGGTTACCTCATCGGGCATACGGGGCGGGGGCGCAACCTGGCCACCGCGCTCTCGGGCGCGGGACGGGCGGTGCCCTCCTTCGGGCTGATCCTGGCACTGGTGCTCATCTTCGGGGTGGAACACAAGTTGGCCGCCATCCTCGCCTCCTTGGTGGTGCTGGCCGTCCCTCCCCTGCTCGCCGGGGCGTACACCGGGGTGGAATCCGTCGACCCCATCACCGTCGATGCGGCCCGGGCGGTGGGCATGCGGGAGGGCCAAATCCTGGCGAAAGTTGAGGCCCCGCTCGGATTGCCGCTGCTTGTCAGCGGAATCCGCACGGCAATGTTGCAGGTGATAGCCACGGTGAGCATCGCCGGCTATGTGGGCGCGTGGGGCTTGGGCTTTTACATCATCCAGGGCATTGCGCTGCGTGACTTCGGCCAGATCTTAGGATCCGCGGCGGTCATCATCGTGCTCGCCGTGGGCGTCGACGCACTGCTGGCGGCCGCACAGCGGTTAGCCGAGCGCACAACAGCAAAGAAGGTGCACGCATGA
- a CDS encoding ABC transporter substrate-binding protein yields the protein MRSLISLRRTLRGAISTLLCLLMLGVSGCGNSTDPLSGSRPTDGSVVVGSQAYYSNEIIAEIYAQALEHAGWTVTRRMGIGQRDAYMPALRSGELTVFPEYTGNLLQYFRPETTARASADVAAALIDALPAGLSVLEPAAAADQDTYTVTAQFAADHQLRTLSDLSRVPGTLRLGGPAELEHRPYGPAGLESTYGVHAQFHPTGDTTMQDLLAGTIDVANVFSADPRIATHGLVTLADDRHLFLASQVVPLVDSQRAAELAPILNAVSRELTTADLRELNVASTEEQRGAGQIARRWLEAHPRALQG from the coding sequence ATGAGGTCCCTCATCAGCCTGCGCAGGACTCTGCGCGGCGCTATCAGTACGCTGTTGTGCCTGCTCATGCTGGGTGTTTCCGGCTGCGGAAACTCTACTGATCCGCTGTCTGGCTCCCGGCCCACGGATGGCTCGGTGGTTGTGGGCTCCCAGGCCTACTACTCCAACGAGATCATCGCCGAGATTTATGCGCAGGCCCTCGAGCACGCCGGGTGGACAGTCACACGCCGCATGGGCATCGGGCAGCGCGACGCCTACATGCCGGCGCTGCGCAGCGGGGAACTCACCGTCTTCCCGGAATACACCGGCAACCTGCTGCAATACTTCCGCCCGGAGACCACGGCACGCGCGAGCGCAGACGTCGCCGCGGCGCTTATCGACGCCCTCCCCGCCGGCCTGAGCGTACTCGAACCGGCCGCAGCCGCCGACCAAGACACCTACACCGTCACCGCACAGTTCGCCGCCGACCACCAGCTGCGCACCCTCAGCGACCTGTCCCGCGTGCCCGGCACGCTGCGCCTCGGGGGGCCGGCCGAACTCGAACACCGCCCCTACGGGCCCGCCGGGCTCGAGTCCACCTACGGGGTGCACGCGCAGTTCCACCCCACCGGGGACACCACGATGCAGGACCTGCTCGCCGGCACCATAGACGTGGCCAACGTGTTTAGCGCAGATCCGCGCATTGCCACCCACGGCCTGGTCACCCTGGCCGATGACCGGCACCTGTTCCTGGCCTCCCAGGTGGTGCCCCTGGTTGACAGCCAGCGCGCCGCCGAACTTGCCCCCATACTCAACGCGGTCAGCCGCGAACTAACCACCGCGGACTTACGCGAGCTCAACGTGGCCTCCACCGAAGAGCAGCGCGGCGCCGGGCAGATCGCCCGGCGCTGGCTGGAGGCCCACCCCCGGGCGCTCCAGGGCTAG